In one Nicotiana tomentosiformis chromosome 6, ASM39032v3, whole genome shotgun sequence genomic region, the following are encoded:
- the LOC104085184 gene encoding thiosulfate/3-mercaptopyruvate sulfurtransferase 1, mitochondrial-like isoform X2, translating to MASAVLSKSLFAYRFLKSSSTSLLCPKPRFSLSAFTRKPFHLQAAPIYYSNKVIDSFTRMASSTVGAQPSFSTLAMSTNESVVSVDWLHANLREPDLKVLDASWYLPDEQRNPLQEYQVAHIPGALFFDVDGISDRTTNLPHMLPSEEAFAAAVSALGIKNKDGVVVYDGKGIFSAARVWWMFRAFGHDKVWVLDGGLPRWRASEYDVESSASGDAILKASAASEAIEKVYQGQMVGPTTFETKFQPHLVWNLDQVKRNIEDKTYQHIDARSKARFDGVAPEPRKGIRSGHVPGSKCIPFPQMLDGSQTLLSHEELKKKFDQEGTSDRVG from the exons ATGGCTTCAGCCGTTTTATCCAAGAGTCTCTTTGCCTACCGCTTTCTTAAATCCTCCTCCACTTCCTTACTCTGCCCAAAACCCCGATTTTCGCTCTCTGCCTTCACC AGGAAACCATTTCATTTGCAAGCAGCTCCAATCTACTACTCTAACAAGGTTATTGATTCTTTTACTCGTATGGCTTCCTCAACTGTTGGGGCACAACCATCATTCTCAACACTAGCAATGTCAACCAATGAATCGGTTGTTTCAGTTGACTGGCTCCATGCAAACCTCAGAGAGCCTGACTTAAAG GTGTTAGATGCATCTTGGTACTTGCCAGACGAGCAGAGAAATCCACTTCAGGAGTATCAG GTCGCGCACATACCTGGAGCACTGTTCTTTGATGTGGATGGAATATCTGATCGAACTACAAAT TTGCCGCATATGTTGCCATCTGAAGAAGCATTTGCAGCTGCTGTATCTGCTCTTGGTATCAAAAACAAAGATGGTGTCGTCGTATACGATGGCAAGGGCATTTTCAGTGCGGCTCGTGTTTGGTG GATGTTTCGAGCCTTTGGACATGACAAAGTTTGGGTTTTGGATGGTGGCTTGCCAAGATGGCGTGCTTCAGAATATGATGTCGAATCAAGTGCATCTGGTGACGCGATTCTGAAAGCTAGCGCTGCCAGTGAGGCAATAGAGAAAGTATATCAAGGACAAATG GTTGGACCTACTACCTTCGAGACCAAGTTTCAGCCGCATCTTGTCTGGAATCTCGATCAG GTTAAAAGGAACATTGAAGACAAAACATATCAGCATATAGATGCTCGATCCAAAGCTAG GTTTGATGGTGTTGCACCAGAGCCTCGAAAAGGAATAAGAAGTGGACATGTACCTGGGAGCAAGTGTATTCCGTTTCCACAG